The following proteins are co-located in the Dehalococcoides mccartyi 195 genome:
- the nadD gene encoding nicotinate-nucleotide adenylyltransferase, with amino-acid sequence MVSLKTGILGGTFDPIHTGHLILAEEVKKRLGLDEIIFIPTGQPYYKADKTISPAADRLNMVKLAISGKPYFRVMDIEIKRSGPTYTADTLNDLKLILPEKTELYFILGWDNLEALPRWHKASEIIRLCQLVAVPRIGQAKPDVDELDDKLPGLQQSLIMLSKPEVDVSSSLVRERLENGQGVEHLVPEAVAAYIKEHGLYHRQ; translated from the coding sequence ATGGTATCTTTAAAAACAGGCATACTGGGGGGGACTTTTGACCCTATTCATACCGGCCACCTGATACTGGCAGAAGAGGTAAAAAAGAGGCTGGGGCTGGATGAGATTATTTTTATACCCACCGGCCAGCCATATTACAAAGCGGACAAGACTATCAGCCCGGCTGCAGACCGCCTGAACATGGTTAAACTGGCTATATCCGGCAAGCCCTATTTCAGGGTTATGGATATTGAAATAAAAAGAAGCGGCCCTACCTATACGGCAGACACCTTAAATGACCTGAAGCTTATTCTGCCCGAAAAGACCGAACTTTACTTTATATTGGGCTGGGATAATCTGGAGGCTTTGCCGCGCTGGCATAAGGCTTCGGAAATAATACGGCTCTGCCAGCTGGTGGCGGTGCCCCGGATAGGGCAGGCAAAGCCTGATGTGGACGAACTGGATGACAAACTGCCCGGTTTGCAGCAGAGCCTTATTATGCTGTCCAAGCCGGAGGTAGATGTCTCTTCGTCTCTGGTAAGGGAAAGGCTGGAAAACGGACAGGGCGTGGAACATCTGGTGCCTGAGGCAGTGGCTGCCTACATCAAAGAGCACGGTTTGTACCACAGGCAATAA